Proteins encoded within one genomic window of Priestia megaterium:
- a CDS encoding DUF3967 domain-containing protein codes for MGVNAFSNASQTPSVYREETRLTKQFFEELLDEKINKAIQQAFEEGRQQGREEIKEIINKMEQRAKERDDNLMSVIRSIQEEKKKLNN; via the coding sequence ATGGGGGTGAACGCATTTTCAAACGCATCGCAAACGCCTAGCGTTTATCGGGAAGAAACGCGTCTAACAAAACAATTTTTCGAGGAACTTTTAGATGAAAAAATAAATAAAGCAATACAACAAGCATTTGAAGAAGGCCGCCAACAAGGCCGAGAAGAAATTAAAGAGATTATAAATAAAATGGAACAAAGAGCTAAAGAACGAGATGATAATCTTATGTCCGTAATTAGATCAATACAAGAAGAAAAAAAGAAGTTAAACAATTAA
- a CDS encoding ABC transporter permease — MEENFSPWDRKKIKHESEHHDDCCESEKDRCKKGNTRESAFRAINLINQTVPADTFVKVLYQSEQFDIANEYDPANSIFIPKTNGVYSIIATIAFSPNSTTSDYRAGIQIRVNGNSVAADNDFFGANAPFTNEVTVSTILELEAGDLVEIFAVSSVAGVIVQDGVNQNSTHFEAARFPSPAR; from the coding sequence ATGGAAGAAAATTTTTCACCTTGGGACAGGAAAAAAATTAAACATGAATCTGAGCATCATGATGACTGTTGTGAATCTGAAAAAGATCGTTGCAAGAAAGGAAACACAAGAGAATCAGCGTTTAGAGCAATTAACCTCATAAATCAGACTGTACCTGCCGATACTTTTGTAAAAGTATTATATCAATCTGAACAATTTGATATAGCAAATGAGTATGATCCAGCTAATTCTATTTTTATTCCGAAAACTAATGGTGTATATTCTATCATTGCAACTATTGCTTTTAGTCCTAATAGCACTACTTCAGATTATAGAGCTGGGATACAAATTCGTGTGAATGGAAATTCTGTCGCTGCTGATAACGATTTCTTTGGTGCAAATGCACCCTTCACTAATGAAGTAACTGTTTCTACTATTCTTGAGTTGGAAGCTGGAGATCTAGTTGAAATTTTCGCCGTAAGTAGTGTAGCCGGTGTTATTGTACAAGACGGTGTTAATCAAAATAGTACACATTTCGAAGCAGCTCGATTCCCATCTCCAGCAAGATAA
- a CDS encoding YjcZ family sporulation protein, whose product MFFGGYGGGCGYGGYGYGGGGCGFGSGFALIIVLFILLIIIGASCFGGFAGGC is encoded by the coding sequence ATGTTCTTTGGAGGTTATGGTGGCGGTTGCGGCTATGGCGGATATGGTTACGGTGGAGGCGGCTGTGGTTTTGGCAGTGGTTTCGCTTTAATCATTGTATTGTTTATTTTATTAATCATTATCGGCGCTTCTTGTTTTGGCGGCTTTGCCGGAGGTTGCTAA
- a CDS encoding SET domain-containing protein: MMFPHTKLRYINEQMGFGVFATKFIPKGTITWALDDLDHILEPEFVAKLDKPRRKFLNKYSFRNQNGQYILCWDLGMYLNHSFHANCIGTAYNFEIAIRDILPGEQLTNDYGTLNIGTSFKPISEEGTERKRVNPDDLLYFYKEWDQQVTEALKHFNDVEQPLIHLIRPEFKEKVMIAAKEHVLPDSIKNNYYNRSSKKQK, translated from the coding sequence ATGATGTTTCCACATACGAAACTGCGATATATTAATGAACAGATGGGTTTTGGAGTTTTTGCAACTAAATTTATTCCTAAGGGGACAATAACATGGGCTTTGGATGACCTGGACCATATATTAGAACCAGAATTTGTTGCTAAATTGGATAAACCAAGACGTAAATTTCTCAATAAATATTCTTTTCGTAATCAAAACGGTCAATATATTCTTTGCTGGGATCTTGGCATGTACCTAAACCATAGTTTTCATGCAAATTGCATAGGAACAGCATATAATTTCGAAATTGCTATTCGGGACATTCTTCCAGGTGAGCAATTAACAAATGATTATGGAACATTAAACATTGGTACATCTTTTAAACCTATTTCAGAGGAAGGAACTGAACGGAAGAGGGTCAACCCTGATGATCTTTTATATTTTTACAAAGAATGGGATCAACAGGTAACTGAGGCTTTAAAACATTTTAATGATGTCGAACAACCGTTGATTCACCTCATTCGACCTGAATTTAAGGAAAAAGTAATGATCGCTGCTAAAGAGCATGTTCTTCCCGATTCCATTAAAAACAACTATTATAATCGTTCTTCTAAAAAGCAAAAATAG
- a CDS encoding spore coat protein — protein sequence MNFNSNALIETETTQKILSKQISDSVIVVKDSCNVNISITDIQTAIILQSLLQVLTVILTLIGLDANSIRLITAEVLLIAKVIQSSNHKIIIKNSKNVHATTTNIDTVIFIQSLILVLIILVTI from the coding sequence TTGAACTTTAATAGCAATGCACTTATTGAAACTGAAACAACACAAAAAATCTTAAGCAAACAAATTTCTGATTCAGTAATTGTGGTTAAAGATTCTTGTAATGTTAATATTTCTATCACAGATATACAAACAGCAATAATTTTACAATCGTTATTGCAAGTTTTAACCGTTATTTTAACATTAATAGGTTTGGACGCTAATTCAATAAGATTAATTACAGCCGAAGTTTTACTAATTGCAAAAGTTATACAATCTAGCAATCATAAAATTATTATCAAAAATTCTAAAAACGTTCATGCTACTACAACAAATATTGATACAGTTATTTTTATACAAAGCCTTATATTAGTTTTGATTATTCTAGTAACTATCTAG
- a CDS encoding YjcZ family sporulation protein, translating to MSNSAGFGSGFALLVVLFILLIIVGCSWYGGYGGW from the coding sequence ATGTCTAATAGTGCTGGATTTGGATCTGGTTTTGCTTTACTAGTTGTATTGTTTATTCTTTTAATTATCGTTGGATGTAGTTGGTATGGCGGCTATGGTGGCTGGTAA
- the yjcZ gene encoding sporulation protein YjcZ, whose product MGFFGGYGGCGYGGGYGYGGGGCGGGFALIIVLFILLIIIGASCFGGGFGGGC is encoded by the coding sequence ATGGGCTTTTTTGGAGGTTACGGCGGCTGTGGTTATGGCGGCGGTTACGGCTATGGCGGAGGCGGCTGTGGTGGTGGCTTTGCCTTAATCATTGTACTATTCATTTTATTAATCATTATTGGTGCTTCTTGTTTTGGCGGAGGCTTTGGTGGCGGTTGCTAA